Proteins encoded in a region of the Mercenaria mercenaria strain notata chromosome 1, MADL_Memer_1, whole genome shotgun sequence genome:
- the LOC128548000 gene encoding vitelline membrane outer layer protein 1 homolog — MVFQNLSVNNEGKWGSLRNAEFCPEGSYASGYDMKIDPYRGAWMKYDDTVLNGIKLFCESQDGQLVHNITSDVGPWGDWVGAVSCKHLNGSKFYLTAFDLQVEPPDIREPGLVRQGILKDDTAANFVKFKCRDRGGKFQSYELAKDPGHGEFGLYGSWSEECLFGTAICGLATKIEEDAWDNSALNDVIFYCCH, encoded by the exons atggtttttcaaaatttatcagTCAATAACGAAGGGAAATGGGGCAGCTTGCGCAATGCTGAATTTTGTCCAGAGGGTTCGTATGCATCTGGCTATGATATGAAG ATTGACCCTTACAGAGGGGCATGGATGAAATACGACGACACAGTTTTAAATGGCATTAAACTTTTCTGTGAAAGCCAAGATGGACAACTGGTACACAATATTACGTCAGATGTTGGACCGTGGGGCGACTGGGTTGGGGCTGTGTCCTGCAAGCATTTGAATGGATCAAAGTTCTACTTGACTGCTTTTGACTTGCAAGTAGAACCACCg GATATTCGTGAACCAGGCCTGGTTAGG caAGGTATCTTAAAAGATGACACCGCTGCCAACTTCGTTAAGTTCAAGTGCCGAGATCGAGGCGGAAAGTTCCAGTCATATGAGCTTGCTAAGGACCCTGGTCATGGAGAGTTTGGCCTATATGGATCCTGGAGCGAAGAGTGCTTATTCGGAACAGCAATTTGTGGATTAGCAACGAAAATTGAGGAAGACGCCTGGGATAACTCTGCTCTGAACGATGTGATTTTCTATTGTTGCCATTGA